Part of the Propioniciclava sp. MC1595 genome is shown below.
GCCGCGAAGCGGTTGATCAGCACCTGGGACAGCCCAACCCCCATCGCCATCGCCAGGACCCAGATCGCGGCGTGCGTGGTGGGGGTGTTCGGGTCATTGGGCTCGGGGGGCTCCTCACCCGTCACGAACTGCCAGGCGCCGTCGACGGCCTTCTTCGTGGCGACCGCCGCGACCAGGCCGACCACGGTCGAGTAGGCGTTCCACACGATCTTCTGCGAGAAGTCCATG
Proteins encoded:
- a CDS encoding DUF4235 domain-containing protein, which translates into the protein MDFSQKIVWNAYSTVVGLVAAVATKKAVDGAWQFVTGEEPPEPNDPNTPTTHAAIWVLAMAMGVGLSQVLINRFAARRWEAFTGSASPLRHVNLKF